The Blastocatellia bacterium genome includes the window CCTCGCTGAGTAACTCGCCCACAGAGACTCCCAGGCGAGCTGCCAGATCGGTCCATTTCCCACCCGCCAGCTCATGAAGATGATCACGGACCAATCGGGTAGCGAGACGGTTCTCCCATCCTCGGGCGCGAAGTTGCAGCAACAAACATTCTCTGAGGTCTCGCGCCCCAATGCCTGGCGGATCGAAACTTTGAACAATTTCCAGTGCGCGCTCGACGACCTCTGCGGGCCATTCTCCCAGCGCCCGGATCTCTTCCAGCGTCGCTTCCAGGTATCCGTCACTATTGATGCAACCAATGATAGCTTCGGCCGCTCGACGGACATCCTCGCTTTCCGGGGAGGCCAGCGCCAACTGTTGCATCAGATCGTCATAGAGCGTCCGCCGCTGCGGCGTCAGCCGTTCCAGAAGCGATTCCTCCTCCGCCTCCGGCGGTTCCGACCATTCGGTGCGGGGAGCGGGATCGAGATACTCCTGGAAATATGAGTCGAGGTCAACCTGCTCAAAGGGATCGGTGGATTCGGGTTTCCTCGGTTCGACTTCTCCCTCAGGAGGACCTTCCCCCGGAGTGAGGCCGACGTATTCGTCCTTCTCGGTACTTCTCAAAGCGGGCTCCGCCGTGGGGATGACTTCGGGGACCTCCTCCAGCACCGGATTCTCCTGAAGCTCCTGGGCGAGAAGCTCACGCAGCTCCAGCTTCGTCATGGCCAGCATATCTATTCGCTGCCGCAGGTGCGGCGTGAGGATCAGCCGATGGGCCAGTCCGGGATGAATCCGTGGTGCCGGCATAGCTCACATCGTCACAATCGAAAAGTCTCGCCGAGATAGACGCGACGCACCTCCGCGTCTTCCAGCAGTTCCGCCGGTGTCCCGCAACGGAAGACCTTTCCCTCGCTCAGGATGTAGGCGCGATCGGTGATGGCCAGCGTCTCTCTGACATTATGATCGGTGATGAGGACACCAATCCCTCGATCCTTGAGGCGCCGAATGACCTCCTGAATGTCCACCACTGCCAGAGGATCAATACCGGCCAGAGGCTCATCCAGCAACATAAAGCGCGGCTCGGTCACGAGCGAGCGAGCGATTTCCGTGCGGCGGCGCTCACCCCCGGAGAGCGCATATCCCTTCACATGACGCACGCCCATGAGCCCGAAATCCTCCAGCAGGCGGGTGAGTCGCTCTCGCCGCTCAGCATTCGAGAGCTTGAGCGTTTGAAGAATGGCGAGAAGATTTTCCTCCACCGTCAACTTGCGAAAGATCGAGGGCTCCTGAGGAAGATAGCCGATCCCCCGACGCGCGCGCAGGTACATCGGGAGTTCCGTTATGTCATCATCGCCGAGAAAAATCCGCCCCTCATCGGGCGCGATCAATCCCACGATCATATAAAACGTCGTCGTCTTGCCGGCGCCATTGGGTCCGAGTAATCCCACGATCTCACCGGGGCGAACATCGAGCGAGACATTGTTGACCACACACCGACCACGATAGCACTTCCTGAGACCGAGGGTACGGAGGACCGCTCCCGTGTGTTGCTTTTGTACCGAGGGGCTGACGGCGATTTCTCTTTCTTCAATCGCGCGGCCTGCCACCTCTTCGACCAGTGTTCTCATCGTTCCCCTACTGGATTTTTTTCGTCGTTTTCACCCGGCGCGAGCCTCCGTCAGTTTCGACAAAGACTTTATCATCGGCCAAAAGGAAAGTCAATCGAGCGCCTTTTTGACTCAGGTGTTGACGATCGTCGTCCACTCGCGCCGGTGCGCCCGTCAGGACAATTTCGTCGGTTGCCGCCGTGTAGACGGCGTGATCTCCCAGGGCGCGACGCGACGGTTCAGTGAGAGTGACGTTTCTCTCCGCCGTCGCCCGCTCGATCTCGGCAACATCAAGCTTCAAGGTTACCGTCACCCGCTCGGCCGATAATCGTTGACTCCCTCGCTTGAGGAGGACGCCCCCTGCGTACTCAACCACCCGCAAAGCATCTCGATAGGTCAGCCGATCGGCCGAGACGAAGACGGGTATCGCTTCTTTGGACGGGACATCTGCTCGCCGCGCCCGGTAAAACAGCGACCGAACCGACCCCCGTGCAATCATCATTCGTTCGGTCTGACGCAACTCGATGACGTCCGCTGCCACATAGCTGTCGTCCTGCCAGGCGCGAGCCCCCCCGCTATAGATGGCAGCTGCCGCCTGACGATCCACCTCCAGCCGATCCGCCGCGAGAAATATCGGCGCTCGGGCATCGCCAAACGGAGCCGCTCCTCCCGTCGCCCGCCGATTCACGTAGGCGGTCAGGACCTTACCCCGAGCCACGATCGTCTCCGCACGGAGGTTCAAGTCAATCTCAGTGGCGCGCGTCCGTCCCCGATCGTCCCACACCTCGGGGTTCCCCCGAAGGCGGATTGCACCATCGGCCTGATCATAAACGGCTCGCTCGCCGGAGGCCTGACGGTCTCCCTCCCGGTAGCGAAAATGTCCCGATTGAACAATCCAGGCGATGTCCTGAGTTGTGGAGTCGAACTCCGCCTTCAGATGGTCGCTTGTGGCGATCCGAATTCGCGATGGACCGTCCTGCGGATCATTCGGTCGAACCTCCACGCGGACGTGACCTTCCGCCGTCAGCTCTTTCATCAGGTTGTCACGGTCGAAAAACCGCAATTCCATTCGATCGGCCTGAACCGTTTTATGCTCTCCCGATTTGCCGGACACGGGTTCAACCGCCAGGGAGACATCTCCTTCCGCGACGATCCGATCGAAGATCCGACGCTCGGGGCGATAGATCAGATGCACGGCATTAGCCTGAAGCCGTTTGCTCGAGGGTGTGGCTACGAGTATCCGCCGGATCCCTTTTTCACCGGACGGAACCGCCGGAGGAGCTGAGAAGAAAAGCTCCACGCGACCGCCATCTCCCTTGACCTCGGAAGGGTACAGCTCCTGACGGCCAAGAGCGGCGAAATTCACTTCGATCCGCGATGTCCGCAGCTCCCGTACTCCGAGAGCTTCGGCGATCCGCACCCAGGCATCGCCCGTGGCGATGGCACGCACGAGTTGTTGATTTCCACCGAAGAAAAATCCCATCGTGCGCGACGCCAGTTCACTTCGGCGAGGACCCTCCTGCGATTCAAGCCGGGCATTGCCGAACGCGTTCACCTGCTTCAATCGGTTCTCGGCATCGAAAAACGCCTCAATACGATCGGCCCGAAATCGGTGGCCGCGCTGGGTCATTACGACCGATCCGATCAGTTCCAGCATGGAAGTCGCGCGACGATACCGCACGAGATCACATCGCGCCGTGAGTGGCGATCCCCGCAGCCCCCGGTCCGACTGACGCGGTTCAAAAACGAGAGAGACGTCCTCACTCAGAACGACTTGTTCCCGCTCCTGTTCGGTCTCGATGACCAGCCCATGACTCTCTCCCTGGAAGCCATCGCGCGAGAACGTCACCGGCACGTCCGTTCGAATCACACCCTTCGGTTGGTCATAGTAAAGTCGCTCGGTCTTGAGCGTCAGTCCGTCATCGGTGCTCGCCTCCACGTTGGAGGCGAAGATGACGCTCCGGGTACTCTCATTGTACGAGGCGCGTGCTGCTGTAATCCTGGCTCGTGGCTGGCCGCTCGATCGGTACACGGTGAGGACCACATCCTTCAACTCCCGATGGCCATCATCGTAAACCTCAGCCCGCGCCGCCGTCACGACAAAGACCGTTTGATTCCTCTCCGTCTGCACATGGCGAAGATTGTCGCTGACCGAAATCAGCCGCCGCCCCGAGGTTGTTTCGGCGAAGGGCGAATGACCCCTCTGCAAAAACCCGTACTGATTCCTGTAGGAGATGACAAGCACGGCCACGATGGCCCCGAAGAGAAGGACCGCGGCAAGCCGCACCAATCGCGGCGAGAGATGTCGCTGCCGTTGTCGCCTTATCACATCGCCTCTCCTCAGCCCCTTGCGGGTTTCATTGTACCGTAGGAGAGCAGGAGGAGGAAATACCATCATCATTTCGAGTGCTATGACGGAATCAAGGAAGCTTTGCAAGGGGCAGAGAACGGGCGGGAAAGGCTTCCTGTCTGCCCAAGCAGGCCGAGCCTGAACGATCGGTGAGAAAAGTAGTCCCTGTCTAAACGGAGCGAAAGCTCAGGGTACCAGTGGGGAAGAACGGCTCGACAAAGGCGTTTCGGAATCTTTCAGCGGGTTGCCTGGCGCGGATGGCGACGGTGAAAAATCCTCCCGCGGTTTCCGCAAGCCTGTCTGCCAGGCCCGAGGCGTGCGCTCCCAGGATGTTTCTGAGGGAAGGAGCGGCATGGCCAGCCGCCCGGGCGCGCGTCGGCGTATACGGCTGTTCCAGATATTTTTGTGCAACCTGGAGCGCACCGTTGTAATCATCGCGCGTCTCGATGGCTTTCTGGTAGTCGGCAACAGCGCGCTCCCGTTGACCCAAAGCATCCCAACAATTTCCTCGATAGATGTAGCTCCACACGACCACCCACGGGGGACGCTGGTTCCCGTTGATCGCATCACTGAATGCATCCACCGCTCGTGGGAAGTTTCGCTGCTCAAAGTAGAGCAATCCCAGATTGTAATGAGCCCATGAACTGAGGGAATCCAGTTCCAGGGCAGCGCGAAATTGCTGCTCGGCCTCCGGGTATTCCCGGTTGTTCAAATGCTCGATTCCACGACGCACGATGACGGCTACCCGAAGTTGATCCGTCAGATGCAAAATTCGATAGTTCGGATCAATGATTACTTCGACCGGTGGCGTCTCCGACGCAATCTCAAAGGGGCCCTCCGTCCCCTTGAGGACAATCACCGTCTTTTCTTCCTTTCCCCCCTCTGCCTTCAGAAGAATTTCCACCGGCATATCGAAAATTTCCAGATTTTGCTTGACCGTTCCCCGGACTTTGAATTTGCCCTCGCGCGTGCGGAGGATCGTATACTCGAGGCGAAATTCCGGCACCCCCGTCGAATCAACCCACAGGCCGAAGAACGCGCGCATCTCCCGGCCAGCCACACGTGACGTCAGGGTTTCAAAATCGGCAATGGACGCATTCTTGCCGTTATAGGTGTTGTAGTAGCTCGTGATCAAGGAGAAGAATTTTTCATCCCCCAGTACGTAGCGAAGCATGTGGAAGACGAACGCCCCCTTGTAAAAGACGATAGCCTGATAGCTCGGAGACAGGTCATAGAGTTGAATCGGTGCGCGGGCAATTGACGCGGCAGATTCAAAGGCCAGGGCACGTTCCATTGTCTCCTGAAGCGCCTGTTCGTATTCGGCCTGAGGGGCCGTCGCTTCACGAAACAGAAGCGAACTGTACTGAGCAAGACCTTGAGACAGCCAGGCATCATCAAAACTCCGCAACGCCACGGCTTGTCCCCACCATTGATAGGCCACTTCGCGAGCCAGACGACCCAGATCCAGCGGCCGATCTCCCGCCACCAGATGGGGCGCCAGGAAGAGCACTCCAGGCCCGGAATAGTAGTCGAGCGTTTCATTATCTACCTCGGCAATCCTCAAACGGTCGCCAAAGGCATAGGGCCCAAACCGCGCAATATAGACCTTCAGCATCTGACCGAGAGGCTCGGCCAGGGCCTCCAGACGGTTTTCATCACCCGGTTTGGCGAAGAGTTCGAGCCTCACGCCGGAGGGATTTGTAACCTCCTTGACGATGTATTTGCCCAACGCCAGCGAACCGGGCAGTACAGGTTGCGTGCACACCAGTGTATAAGAGACCCGATCCTGTCGCGGCTGAGGACGCGCCGGTTGAGGCTCGCGCGACGGTGGAGGCGGAGTCGTTGTGGGCCGTCGCCGGACCTGACGGGGTGGTGGTGAAGGTCGCTCCTCAGTCGGTCTGGGCGCCTCGACGACCGCCGAAACCGGTTTGGCGGTGACCGCCTGCTCGCTGT containing:
- the lptC gene encoding LPS export ABC transporter periplasmic protein LptC, whose amino-acid sequence is MIRRQRQRHLSPRLVRLAAVLLFGAIVAVLVISYRNQYGFLQRGHSPFAETTSGRRLISVSDNLRHVQTERNQTVFVVTAARAEVYDDGHRELKDVVLTVYRSSGQPRARITAARASYNESTRSVIFASNVEASTDDGLTLKTERLYYDQPKGVIRTDVPVTFSRDGFQGESHGLVIETEQEREQVVLSEDVSLVFEPRQSDRGLRGSPLTARCDLVRYRRATSMLELIGSVVMTQRGHRFRADRIEAFFDAENRLKQVNAFGNARLESQEGPRRSELASRTMGFFFGGNQQLVRAIATGDAWVRIAEALGVRELRTSRIEVNFAALGRQELYPSEVKGDGGRVELFFSAPPAVPSGEKGIRRILVATPSSKRLQANAVHLIYRPERRIFDRIVAEGDVSLAVEPVSGKSGEHKTVQADRMELRFFDRDNLMKELTAEGHVRVEVRPNDPQDGPSRIRIATSDHLKAEFDSTTQDIAWIVQSGHFRYREGDRQASGERAVYDQADGAIRLRGNPEVWDDRGRTRATEIDLNLRAETIVARGKVLTAYVNRRATGGAAPFGDARAPIFLAADRLEVDRQAAAAIYSGGARAWQDDSYVAADVIELRQTERMMIARGSVRSLFYRARRADVPSKEAIPVFVSADRLTYRDALRVVEYAGGVLLKRGSQRLSAERVTVTLKLDVAEIERATAERNVTLTEPSRRALGDHAVYTAATDEIVLTGAPARVDDDRQHLSQKGARLTFLLADDKVFVETDGGSRRVKTTKKIQ
- a CDS encoding M1 family aminopeptidase codes for the protein MAQNKADNGLDVLHYKIEAEIDPANYRLTARTLVRLRLQAPSRSVVLELNGSLVVSRVTDAQSNQPLEFLQDRLDQVTVRVDLGKVIEAGSEVALVFDYAGELRTAEGGPIPDRRLAYVGPEGSYLFYASRWFPFHDYAADRATYEITLVTPPDLRLVGYSEQAVTAKPVSAVVEAPRPTEERPSPPPRQVRRRPTTTPPPPSREPQPARPQPRQDRVSYTLVCTQPVLPGSLALGKYIVKEVTNPSGVRLELFAKPGDENRLEALAEPLGQMLKVYIARFGPYAFGDRLRIAEVDNETLDYYSGPGVLFLAPHLVAGDRPLDLGRLAREVAYQWWGQAVALRSFDDAWLSQGLAQYSSLLFREATAPQAEYEQALQETMERALAFESAASIARAPIQLYDLSPSYQAIVFYKGAFVFHMLRYVLGDEKFFSLITSYYNTYNGKNASIADFETLTSRVAGREMRAFFGLWVDSTGVPEFRLEYTILRTREGKFKVRGTVKQNLEIFDMPVEILLKAEGGKEEKTVIVLKGTEGPFEIASETPPVEVIIDPNYRILHLTDQLRVAVIVRRGIEHLNNREYPEAEQQFRAALELDSLSSWAHYNLGLLYFEQRNFPRAVDAFSDAINGNQRPPWVVVWSYIYRGNCWDALGQRERAVADYQKAIETRDDYNGALQVAQKYLEQPYTPTRARAAGHAAPSLRNILGAHASGLADRLAETAGGFFTVAIRARQPAERFRNAFVEPFFPTGTLSFRSV
- the lptB gene encoding LPS export ABC transporter ATP-binding protein; translation: MRTLVEEVAGRAIEEREIAVSPSVQKQHTGAVLRTLGLRKCYRGRCVVNNVSLDVRPGEIVGLLGPNGAGKTTTFYMIVGLIAPDEGRIFLGDDDITELPMYLRARRGIGYLPQEPSIFRKLTVEENLLAILQTLKLSNAERRERLTRLLEDFGLMGVRHVKGYALSGGERRRTEIARSLVTEPRFMLLDEPLAGIDPLAVVDIQEVIRRLKDRGIGVLITDHNVRETLAITDRAYILSEGKVFRCGTPAELLEDAEVRRVYLGETFRL